The Pedosphaera parvula Ellin514 genome has a segment encoding these proteins:
- a CDS encoding TIGR01777 family oxidoreductase: MNDKMKRIILAGGSGFLGRALAAHFLDLGWDVVTLTRSQQPSGGIGRQVTWDGCTLSSWQKELEGAAAVVNLTGKSVDCRYTARNRKEILDSRIKPTRVLGEAIRLCPQPPQVWLNASTATIYKHTFAGPWDESGEIGAAPEAKDEFSVEVARAWEQPFDEAQTPGTRKIAMRTTMVLGMGTNSVFPVLRRLVRLGLGGKMGSGRQFVSWMHQVDFCRAVEWLITHDNIQGPVNLAAPNPLPNQEMMKTLRQVCRVPIGLPATNWMLEVGAFFLRTETELIIKSRRVVPRRLIDSGFQFQFPTIREAFEDLSNRGT; encoded by the coding sequence ATGAATGACAAGATGAAACGCATCATTCTCGCCGGCGGATCCGGCTTTCTCGGACGCGCACTGGCCGCGCACTTTCTGGACCTTGGATGGGACGTCGTAACTTTAACGCGCTCTCAGCAACCAAGCGGTGGCATTGGCCGCCAAGTCACTTGGGATGGCTGCACCCTCAGTTCCTGGCAAAAAGAATTGGAAGGCGCAGCTGCCGTTGTTAATCTCACCGGCAAATCAGTGGATTGTCGTTATACGGCTCGTAACCGTAAGGAGATTCTCGACTCGCGGATAAAGCCTACCCGCGTTTTGGGCGAGGCAATTCGCCTCTGCCCGCAGCCTCCACAAGTTTGGTTGAATGCCAGCACCGCAACTATTTACAAACATACTTTTGCCGGTCCGTGGGATGAGAGCGGCGAAATTGGCGCCGCACCGGAAGCCAAGGACGAATTCTCAGTGGAAGTTGCCAGGGCCTGGGAACAACCCTTCGACGAGGCGCAGACTCCCGGCACCCGCAAAATCGCCATGCGCACGACCATGGTGTTGGGTATGGGGACAAATAGTGTATTTCCCGTGTTGCGCCGCCTGGTCCGTCTCGGGCTCGGCGGGAAAATGGGCAGCGGCCGGCAATTCGTTTCCTGGATGCATCAAGTTGATTTTTGTCGGGCGGTTGAGTGGCTGATCACCCACGACAATATCCAGGGCCCGGTCAATCTTGCCGCGCCCAATCCCCTTCCGAACCAGGAAATGATGAAAACGCTGCGGCAGGTTTGCCGGGTGCCTATCGGTTTGCCGGCCACAAATTGGATGCTCGAAGTGGGCGCTTTCTTTCTGAGAACCGAAACCGAACTCATCATCAAAAGCCGGCGGGTCGTTCCACGCCGCTTAATCGATTCGGGTTTTCAGTTCCAATTTCCCACCATCCGCGAGGCGTTCGAGGACCTCTCCAATCGGGGAACATGA
- a CDS encoding 3-keto-disaccharide hydrolase: MKLKVIALVTLLFVGTSMTVRVANAADNELTAKEKKEGWRLLFDGKSLQGWRSYRKPDGPKQGWVVESGILKCVAGAHGGDIITVDKYNDYELQWDWMIPAKANNGIKYLVTEERPTAPGQEYQMIDDAIVADSPKQSTAAFYDVIAPDMKKPLKPVGEWNHSRLVIQGNHVEHWLNGKNVLTYELGSPEVMTAVAASKFKKSAGFGEKIQGYIMLTEHHDEASYRNIKIRELTAQK, encoded by the coding sequence ATGAAACTTAAAGTGATTGCGCTGGTGACCTTGCTGTTCGTTGGCACGTCGATGACGGTGCGGGTGGCCAATGCAGCGGACAATGAATTGACCGCCAAGGAGAAAAAGGAAGGCTGGAGGCTGCTGTTTGATGGCAAATCGCTCCAGGGTTGGCGCAGTTATCGCAAGCCGGATGGTCCGAAGCAGGGGTGGGTGGTGGAGAGCGGAATCCTCAAATGCGTCGCGGGCGCGCACGGTGGCGACATTATCACCGTGGACAAATACAACGATTATGAGTTGCAATGGGATTGGATGATTCCCGCCAAGGCAAACAACGGCATCAAATATCTCGTCACCGAAGAGCGGCCGACCGCGCCTGGGCAGGAATATCAGATGATCGATGATGCCATCGTGGCGGACAGCCCCAAGCAAAGCACAGCGGCGTTCTACGATGTGATTGCGCCGGATATGAAAAAGCCGTTGAAGCCAGTGGGTGAATGGAATCATTCACGATTGGTTATTCAGGGAAATCATGTCGAACATTGGCTGAACGGTAAAAATGTTCTGACTTATGAATTGGGCAGTCCCGAGGTGATGACAGCAGTGGCCGCCAGTAAGTTCAAGAAGTCCGCCGGCTTCGGCGAGAAAATCCAAGGATACATCATGCTCACTGAGCATCATGACGAAGCCTCTTATCGGAACATTAAAATCAGGGAGTTGACGGCTCAAAAATAG
- a CDS encoding c-type cytochrome, producing MGTSDRLSGKNRWRLLIAIASLAAVAPASGQTLSTANPDQGLSLTYSSDGKASDVVIAPNVWLYVENGKSPTPFLTGGKFNAVWDGSLTVDKRANYTFQAELNGALKLELNGQVVLEITTNGVTEISQSVQLKKGANTLKAQFGSPNQGDAFVRLKWQPKDSFMQPIPIDALKIPAETPESKQAAMLHHGRELFLEFRCAKCHAGPTKDAIPELSMDAPSFEGIGSRRNYDWITRWIQDPKAMRPTAHMPKVLHGPKAKEDAGSIASYLVSLKGEAGKASAAPNEEQVGAGQKVFESLHCAACHNPPGGTEADDKKIYLKQVQEKFAPGTLSAFLLKPNAHYAWIRMPNFKLSQEEADQLAAFLNSKADKPKEVAASTDAAVLEHGKKLVQTSGCLSCHTLKLDNQFSTKALADLAADKWKQGCLAEKPDDVGKSPQYSFTAEDREALQAFAATDRSSLTRHVPTEFADRQTRLLNCRECHGKFEGFPAFDIVGGKLKPEWSKTFISGESTVKPRPWLEARMPAFSERAEGIAKGLAMIHGYPSETPAEPPIDMEMAKVGQKLVSSVGGFSCVSCHSIGQFGATQVFESAGINFALTGSRLMKPFMHRWVRNPQLIDATTKMPVYFDEEGKSPLADVYGGDAEKQIEAIRQYIRQGDKMPPPPTP from the coding sequence ATGGGCACGTCGGACCGCCTTTCAGGGAAAAACCGCTGGCGATTGTTAATCGCAATCGCCAGCCTGGCTGCAGTTGCTCCAGCATCTGGGCAAACTCTTTCAACCGCCAATCCGGACCAAGGACTAAGTCTCACCTACAGTTCCGATGGCAAGGCCAGCGATGTGGTGATCGCGCCCAACGTCTGGCTTTACGTTGAGAATGGCAAATCACCGACACCTTTTCTGACTGGTGGCAAGTTCAACGCCGTTTGGGATGGCTCGCTGACCGTGGACAAGCGCGCTAACTATACGTTTCAAGCGGAATTGAATGGGGCGCTGAAGCTGGAGTTGAACGGTCAAGTAGTCCTGGAAATTACCACCAATGGCGTCACGGAAATCAGCCAGTCGGTGCAGTTGAAAAAAGGGGCCAATACGCTCAAAGCTCAATTCGGCAGCCCAAATCAGGGGGATGCTTTTGTGCGGCTGAAATGGCAGCCGAAGGACAGCTTCATGCAGCCGATTCCGATTGATGCCTTGAAGATTCCCGCAGAGACGCCGGAATCGAAGCAGGCTGCCATGTTGCATCATGGCCGAGAGTTGTTCCTCGAGTTTCGCTGTGCAAAATGTCATGCGGGGCCAACCAAGGATGCCATTCCTGAACTCTCGATGGATGCGCCTTCATTCGAAGGAATTGGTTCGCGCCGCAACTACGATTGGATAACGCGCTGGATTCAGGACCCCAAGGCAATGCGGCCAACCGCCCACATGCCGAAAGTGTTGCACGGGCCCAAGGCGAAAGAAGATGCCGGGAGCATTGCGTCTTATCTCGTATCGCTGAAAGGTGAAGCCGGCAAGGCGTCAGCGGCACCGAATGAGGAGCAGGTTGGGGCGGGGCAAAAGGTGTTCGAATCGTTGCACTGCGCCGCCTGCCACAATCCACCGGGCGGCACGGAGGCGGACGATAAAAAGATTTATTTGAAACAAGTTCAGGAGAAGTTTGCGCCGGGAACACTCTCAGCGTTTTTGCTGAAGCCCAACGCGCATTACGCCTGGATTCGCATGCCGAATTTCAAGCTGAGCCAGGAAGAGGCGGATCAATTGGCTGCTTTCTTGAATTCCAAGGCAGACAAGCCTAAGGAAGTCGCGGCTTCCACTGATGCAGCGGTGCTGGAACATGGTAAAAAGCTGGTTCAGACCTCCGGCTGCTTGAGCTGTCACACCCTCAAGCTGGACAATCAATTTTCGACCAAAGCATTGGCTGACCTCGCTGCGGATAAATGGAAACAAGGTTGCCTGGCTGAGAAACCAGATGACGTGGGCAAGTCGCCGCAATATTCCTTCACTGCAGAAGATCGCGAAGCTTTGCAGGCTTTTGCCGCAACGGATCGTTCGTCGCTCACACGCCATGTGCCGACTGAGTTTGCGGATCGCCAGACCAGGCTGCTTAATTGCCGCGAGTGCCATGGTAAGTTCGAAGGGTTTCCAGCCTTTGACATTGTTGGCGGCAAGCTCAAACCTGAGTGGTCCAAAACATTTATTAGTGGCGAATCCACGGTCAAGCCGCGTCCCTGGTTGGAAGCGCGCATGCCTGCCTTTAGCGAGCGGGCGGAAGGCATCGCGAAAGGCCTGGCCATGATTCATGGTTACCCCTCGGAAACGCCTGCAGAACCACCCATCGACATGGAAATGGCCAAGGTTGGCCAGAAACTGGTATCCTCAGTAGGCGGTTTCTCCTGTGTTTCGTGCCATTCCATTGGCCAGTTTGGAGCCACGCAGGTATTTGAAAGCGCCGGTATCAATTTCGCGCTGACCGGTTCGCGATTGATGAAACCGTTCATGCATCGTTGGGTGCGCAATCCTCAGTTGATTGATGCCACCACGAAGATGCCGGTTTACTTTGACGAAGAAGGCAAGAGTCCCTTGGCGGATGTTTATGGTGGTGATGCGGAGAAGCAAATTGAGGCCATCCGGCAGTATATTCGCCAGGGTGACAAGATGCCGCCTCCACCAACGCCTTGA
- a CDS encoding type II secretion system protein: MNDNFLVKKGFTLIELLVVIAIVSSLAALLLVSLASAKGRASRSVCLNNLRQIDLGIRMYSDDSRDVSPSPSSGAHITNAILYSYKTFVLNELGLTPASSQHSKLFSCPSDTFYYSPGDKPPYSGYTPQSEHDQAFSLFSSYTFNGNEFTNLVAPYHGPAVRGIAGMKLSSIKHPAKTIMISEGPAIIPYSWHQPKRPIANPQTCYFNNAMDMVGFVDGHVSYTKMYWDGDTNSLSMAYNPPEGYDYQWSGD, encoded by the coding sequence ATGAACGACAACTTTTTGGTTAAAAAGGGGTTCACCTTAATTGAACTTTTGGTCGTCATTGCCATTGTCTCAAGTTTAGCGGCCTTATTGTTGGTGTCTTTGGCCTCTGCGAAAGGGCGGGCAAGCCGATCGGTTTGTTTGAATAACCTGCGGCAAATCGATTTGGGGATTCGCATGTATTCGGATGACTCGCGTGACGTCTCTCCTTCTCCATCTTCGGGCGCCCACATAACGAATGCCATATTGTATAGTTACAAAACATTTGTGCTAAACGAGCTTGGTCTCACGCCTGCATCCTCGCAGCATAGTAAATTATTTAGCTGTCCTTCTGACACGTTTTACTACAGCCCCGGGGATAAACCTCCCTACAGTGGCTACACTCCTCAAAGCGAGCACGATCAAGCTTTTTCCTTGTTCTCCAGCTACACTTTTAACGGCAACGAATTCACCAATTTGGTCGCTCCATATCATGGCCCAGCCGTGCGTGGGATTGCCGGTATGAAATTGAGCTCCATAAAACACCCGGCCAAAACCATAATGATCTCAGAAGGCCCCGCTATTATCCCTTACTCCTGGCATCAGCCGAAACGTCCAATCGCAAATCCCCAAACTTGCTATTTTAACAACGCAATGGATATGGTTGGCTTTGTGGACGGGCATGTCAGTTACACAAAAATGTATTGGGATGGGGATACGAATTCGTTATCCATGGCCTATAATCCGCCAGAGGGATACGATTATCAATGGAGCGGGGATTGA
- a CDS encoding immunoglobulin domain-containing protein: MKNIVQVGRFALVAILLFAATLVPREAFAAASPSITTPPQSQSVMAASNATFTVVASGQLPLSYQWLLNGIKLTNSARIAGATAATLVIGNVISADGGNYTVTVTNSHGSITSSSAVLTVLNPPYHYVNISNTSPAAPYATWSTAAINIQDAVDVAQAGHSVFVTNGTYTFGNRLTSTTTNCVVVTNAISLIGLSGSSQVVIDGGGSKRCVYLGGGAMLTGFTLRNGATTESGAGVYCASGTENIANCTLTGNTCGTSGLGGGAFGGTLTNCTVAGNTAIIGGGANTCTLNNCVLSANSSAGGGGAYSCTLNDCVISNNFYLSGWGTYGGGAASSTLNRCTLIGNSASSEGGGADESTLSNCVLIANSCGYYGGAVSYSTLYNCVLSNNVASQWGGGAYGSTLYNCLLTGGNAFTGGGAKESTLVSCLVSNNTAGFGDGAGVHSSTLTNCVLIGNIAGYSGGGANGSSLINCQVLSNAAPLGGGVSGCFVTNSILKGNTANNANTAGGGGANGSSLYNCLLTGNTSVVGAAGALQSTLVNCTVSGNSANGDGGGVNSCNLTNSIVYFNNSPITANYTGTNYMSWCCTTPLPNAGSGRVVIGTNNTSAAPQFANFSRGNFRLYPGSAGIDAGNNSLVPAPLDLDGNPRIVNGTVDMGAYEFQNSPFIEIQPLSQTVPYGQPSVSFNVVAFGPGPLSYQWQFNGTNIPGATNTSLTLALAQYSDAGNYSVFVTNSYGAALSSNAVLTVVPPTPPGFVSQPADQTVPVGTNITLAASATGAPAPAYRWYFNGTALSDGSHYSGTGSSTLQILNVQTNDTGGYFAVATNIGGAATSFVASVTVLLPPSITSQPANQMQTQGSTASFMAAAAGSPPFSYQWLYNGNPLTDGGQISGATTTNLTISNLQFANGGNYALFVTNPVGVATSTAATLTVFAPPAIVQQPTTQIILQGSNVLFSTAATGTQPIGYKWFFNNVPLTDNPHITGSGTASLAINAAQTNDAGNYFVIATNAYGAATSSIANLSIVMPVVITQQPSNQIVAVGSNFALSVTANGTGPLGYQWYLNNVPLTDNTRISGSATSSLTVSNAQTSDSGNYTAVVTNLLSAATSSVASVSVLTPPSVVLQPKGRSTPVGFPEIFNASVSGASPFAYQWQLNGTNIPGATNLNYTNASVAITDFGGYQLVVTNTVGSATSAVAMLTLGPVAAWGDNRSGQALPPAGLSNVVALAASSSFSLALKGDGTVVAWGSTVGTNVPAGLSNVVAISVGSTFGLAVRSDGTVASWGSGLVTNVTSTASNVVLTSGSINHALALREEGTVSEWGFGGSKITVPSGLTKITSVADGYSFGVASRSDGSVVTWGSPTYPYFVNFSPGPLSNVVSVAAGLSFAMALKSDGHVFAWGSQAGVAQLPVTSVPADLTNAVAIAAGSSADQSSPYALALRSNGLVRAWGANTLATNIPLAVSNVVAVAAGSSHALALVAVDGLPVITREPVGGTAFSSNQFTLSAAVASQTPVSYGWSLNGTNIPNATNASYVISNAQPGDVGLYQLNVTNAVGVAATVPVPVTVIDSLPIILSLPITNSVYFASPLVIQPAVTGSQPMQFQWQLGGTNVPGATDANFFQTGTNVVPGTYTLVASNAFGSATSNVIVKVLGPVVVWGTSPSPAGGGSPSPVNVPTNAFNAIAISAGHGSSGNGMDMALKADGTAVAWNSSSTSLPVPANWTNLIQIVAGYNSMTGLGLKNNGTVVGWGGGIGLNASALATLSNIVDMEIDTQGSTFLRSDGSVTRLGGSGSSFSSTGLSNVVSLAFEDDVFFALRSDGSVYSLGTGSGTNNVMAIAATRPGGMFLKRDGSVYSWPTNLPPAMTNNAIGVASSVSSRLVLKSDGTVQAVGTDGATNVPPGLANVSVIEAGADHGMALLTMRTFPPVFLSTALDTTNLVVSSKGSSLWFGQTNVTHDGFHAAQSGPIGSNTASSMRMWVAGPVTVSFWWKVSSETDHDFLRFSAGNLVLTNISGETGWQQCTLVTPPGNQLLQWTYSKDASGTAGQDAGWVDQVVITPIAPSIVTQPVGTNVLGGANVTFNVLATGTPPLTYRWRKDGNVISSGLSSNYSLLNVTRSNSGVYSVIVTNVAGSMTSSNAVLAVHVLQHLSEPIVQPDGTVTFTSSDIDGGALSQSNLTNLHVETSSNLVDWVTLPNALTLTNGTLQIQDPAATIALKRFYRIVETW; this comes from the coding sequence ATGAAAAACATCGTTCAGGTTGGGCGGTTCGCTCTCGTCGCCATTCTTTTATTTGCAGCAACTCTTGTTCCGCGCGAAGCCTTCGCCGCGGCATCACCAAGCATCACCACGCCGCCGCAGAGCCAAAGCGTCATGGCGGCGTCAAATGCCACGTTCACAGTCGTCGCCAGTGGACAATTGCCGCTCAGTTACCAGTGGTTGCTCAACGGAATAAAGCTCACCAACAGCGCACGCATCGCCGGTGCGACAGCCGCGACACTCGTAATCGGCAATGTCATCAGTGCCGACGGCGGAAATTACACTGTTACCGTCACCAATAGTCACGGAAGTATCACAAGCAGCAGCGCGGTGCTGACCGTTCTGAATCCGCCATATCATTATGTGAACATCAGCAATACGTCGCCCGCTGCCCCGTATGCCACCTGGTCCACGGCTGCAATAAACATTCAGGATGCAGTCGATGTGGCGCAAGCTGGACATTCAGTTTTTGTCACGAACGGCACCTATACATTTGGAAATCGGCTGACTTCCACGACGACGAACTGTGTCGTTGTGACCAACGCCATTTCGCTCATCGGACTTTCCGGCTCTTCACAGGTCGTGATTGATGGCGGGGGATCAAAGCGCTGTGTTTACCTGGGCGGCGGGGCGATGTTGACCGGATTTACCCTGAGGAATGGCGCGACAACTGAATCCGGCGCCGGTGTTTATTGCGCGTCAGGGACAGAGAACATCGCGAATTGCACCTTGACCGGCAACACTTGCGGGACCTCCGGTCTTGGCGGAGGAGCGTTCGGGGGCACGTTGACCAACTGCACGGTTGCCGGGAACACAGCGATCATCGGCGGCGGGGCAAACACGTGCACTCTCAACAATTGCGTCCTAAGCGCCAATTCATCCGCAGGCGGGGGCGGTGCATATTCGTGCACGCTGAATGATTGTGTGATCAGCAACAATTTTTATTTAAGCGGATGGGGCACCTACGGCGGCGGTGCAGCATCCTCCACTTTGAACCGTTGCACGCTCATCGGAAACAGCGCGTCCAGCGAAGGCGGTGGCGCGGATGAGAGCACGCTGAGCAATTGCGTCTTGATTGCCAACTCTTGCGGCTATTACGGTGGCGCCGTCTCCTACTCCACCCTTTACAATTGCGTGCTGTCCAACAACGTCGCTTCGCAATGGGGCGGCGGCGCGTATGGTAGCACGTTGTATAATTGCTTGCTCACCGGCGGAAATGCTTTCACGGGCGGCGGTGCGAAGGAGAGCACACTCGTCAGTTGCCTGGTGTCAAATAATACTGCCGGGTTTGGCGACGGCGCCGGGGTGCATTCCAGCACTCTTACCAATTGTGTGCTGATTGGAAATATCGCGGGATACTCAGGCGGGGGCGCGAACGGCTCCAGTTTGATTAATTGTCAGGTCTTGTCTAATGCTGCGCCGCTGGGTGGTGGCGTCAGCGGTTGCTTTGTCACGAATAGCATCCTAAAAGGGAACACAGCGAACAACGCCAACACGGCCGGCGGCGGGGGCGCGAACGGCAGTTCACTCTACAATTGTTTACTGACGGGAAATACCTCTGTGGTAGGCGCCGCTGGCGCGCTGCAAAGCACACTCGTGAATTGCACCGTCTCCGGAAACTCCGCCAATGGCGACGGTGGCGGCGTCAATTCCTGCAATCTCACCAACAGCATCGTGTATTTCAACAATTCGCCCATCACCGCGAACTACACCGGCACCAATTACATGAGTTGGTGCTGCACCACGCCTCTGCCGAATGCCGGTAGTGGGCGCGTTGTGATCGGGACAAACAATACCAGCGCCGCGCCGCAGTTTGCCAACTTCTCGCGTGGTAATTTTCGCTTGTATCCGGGCTCAGCAGGCATTGATGCGGGAAACAATTCGCTCGTGCCCGCTCCTTTGGATTTGGATGGAAACCCGCGCATCGTGAATGGCACGGTGGACATGGGCGCTTATGAGTTTCAAAATTCCCCTTTCATTGAGATTCAGCCCCTGAGCCAAACGGTTCCCTATGGCCAGCCATCGGTTTCCTTCAATGTCGTTGCTTTTGGGCCCGGCCCTTTGAGTTACCAATGGCAGTTCAACGGCACGAATATCCCCGGGGCTACGAACACATCGCTGACCCTGGCCCTCGCGCAATACAGTGACGCTGGAAACTATTCCGTTTTCGTAACGAACAGTTACGGCGCGGCTTTGAGTTCCAATGCGGTGCTGACGGTTGTTCCGCCGACCCCGCCCGGTTTCGTTTCACAGCCGGCCGATCAGACCGTTCCGGTCGGAACGAACATTACGCTCGCGGCCTCCGCCACGGGCGCGCCTGCGCCTGCTTACCGATGGTATTTTAACGGAACAGCGTTGTCTGATGGCTCGCATTACTCAGGCACGGGAAGCTCCACCCTGCAAATCCTCAACGTTCAGACGAATGACACCGGCGGTTACTTTGCTGTTGCCACAAATATTGGCGGCGCGGCAACCAGTTTTGTGGCCAGTGTAACGGTTCTGCTCCCACCCTCAATCACTTCGCAGCCGGCGAACCAGATGCAAACACAGGGATCGACTGCTTCGTTCATGGCGGCCGCGGCTGGAAGCCCGCCGTTCTCCTATCAATGGTTATATAATGGCAATCCGCTGACCGATGGAGGTCAAATCAGCGGCGCAACGACGACGAACCTTACCATTTCGAATCTTCAGTTCGCTAACGGCGGCAATTATGCCTTGTTCGTCACAAATCCAGTCGGGGTTGCGACGAGCACCGCGGCAACGCTTACGGTCTTCGCTCCTCCCGCCATAGTTCAGCAGCCAACAACGCAAATAATTCTGCAGGGCAGCAACGTGCTTTTCTCCACTGCCGCGACTGGTACGCAGCCCATCGGCTACAAATGGTTTTTCAACAACGTCCCTCTGACCGACAACCCTCACATTACTGGTTCCGGGACAGCTTCGCTTGCAATCAATGCTGCGCAAACAAATGATGCAGGCAATTACTTCGTCATCGCAACGAACGCTTATGGAGCGGCCACGAGTTCCATCGCGAATCTCTCGATTGTTATGCCGGTTGTCATTACACAGCAGCCCTCAAATCAGATTGTGGCCGTCGGTTCAAATTTTGCGCTCAGCGTCACGGCCAATGGCACCGGGCCGCTTGGTTATCAGTGGTATCTCAACAACGTGCCGCTGACGGATAACACCCGAATCAGCGGTTCAGCCACGAGCAGCTTGACGGTTTCCAATGCGCAGACTTCGGATTCGGGAAATTATACGGCGGTAGTCACGAATCTGCTCAGTGCCGCCACGAGTTCGGTTGCATCCGTCTCCGTACTCACACCGCCGTCTGTTGTCTTGCAGCCGAAGGGCCGCTCCACGCCCGTGGGCTTTCCTGAGATATTCAATGCGTCCGTGTCCGGTGCATCGCCGTTTGCGTATCAATGGCAATTAAATGGAACGAACATCCCTGGCGCGACAAACCTCAATTATACAAATGCTTCCGTCGCCATCACTGACTTTGGCGGTTATCAACTGGTCGTAACTAACACCGTGGGCTCGGCGACCAGCGCTGTCGCGATGCTGACGCTTGGCCCCGTCGCTGCCTGGGGCGACAATCGCAGCGGCCAGGCGCTGCCGCCCGCGGGTCTAAGCAATGTTGTTGCTCTTGCCGCGAGTTCCTCGTTTTCGCTGGCGCTGAAGGGCGATGGCACCGTTGTTGCATGGGGTTCCACCGTTGGAACCAACGTCCCCGCCGGCTTGAGCAACGTCGTCGCCATCTCCGTCGGCTCAACCTTTGGCCTCGCTGTCCGCAGTGATGGAACGGTGGCATCATGGGGCTCCGGTTTGGTGACAAACGTTACCTCGACCGCGAGCAACGTTGTCCTGACTTCAGGAAGCATTAATCATGCGCTCGCGCTGCGTGAAGAAGGCACGGTGTCGGAATGGGGATTCGGCGGCAGCAAAATAACAGTGCCGTCAGGACTGACGAAAATCACCTCCGTTGCCGACGGTTACAGCTTCGGTGTCGCGTCGCGGTCGGACGGGAGTGTGGTGACGTGGGGCAGCCCGACTTATCCCTACTTCGTTAATTTCAGCCCTGGTCCTTTGTCCAATGTGGTTTCGGTCGCAGCCGGTCTCAGCTTCGCGATGGCGCTCAAGTCGGATGGCCATGTTTTTGCGTGGGGTAGCCAGGCAGGAGTTGCGCAGCTCCCAGTCACAAGCGTTCCCGCGGATCTCACGAATGCAGTGGCCATTGCGGCTGGCAGCAGCGCGGATCAAAGCTCTCCTTACGCGCTGGCGCTGCGCTCAAACGGCCTCGTCAGAGCCTGGGGCGCGAATACTTTAGCGACGAATATTCCGCTCGCAGTGTCGAACGTTGTGGCAGTTGCCGCTGGTTCGAGCCACGCTCTTGCGCTCGTGGCGGTAGATGGTCTGCCCGTCATTACTCGCGAGCCTGTCGGCGGCACCGCGTTCTCGAGCAATCAATTCACTTTGAGCGCCGCCGTCGCCAGCCAGACACCGGTCAGCTATGGATGGTCGTTAAATGGAACAAATATTCCGAATGCGACGAATGCAAGTTATGTGATTTCAAATGCGCAGCCCGGTGACGTCGGTCTTTACCAGTTGAACGTCACCAATGCCGTCGGCGTGGCTGCCACTGTTCCGGTTCCGGTTACTGTCATCGACAGCCTGCCGATAATACTTTCCCTTCCCATAACCAACTCGGTTTACTTTGCATCGCCCCTTGTGATTCAGCCTGCCGTCACGGGGTCTCAGCCGATGCAATTTCAGTGGCAGCTCGGCGGGACAAATGTTCCTGGTGCTACAGATGCCAATTTTTTCCAGACCGGCACAAACGTCGTCCCGGGGACTTACACTCTGGTAGCCAGCAATGCATTTGGTTCTGCGACTTCGAACGTCATCGTAAAAGTGCTCGGACCCGTGGTGGTCTGGGGCACCAGTCCCAGTCCTGCGGGGGGCGGCAGTCCCAGTCCTGTGAACGTCCCCACCAACGCTTTCAACGCCATCGCAATCTCCGCCGGCCATGGCAGTTCCGGTAACGGCATGGACATGGCTCTTAAAGCAGACGGCACCGCCGTCGCATGGAATTCCAGTTCCACCTCGCTGCCAGTTCCTGCCAACTGGACGAACCTCATTCAAATCGTAGCTGGCTACAACTCTATGACCGGTCTGGGGCTGAAAAACAATGGCACCGTCGTGGGGTGGGGCGGTGGTATTGGGCTTAACGCCAGCGCCCTGGCCACTCTCTCCAATATTGTCGATATGGAAATCGATACGCAGGGGAGCACGTTTCTACGCAGTGACGGTTCTGTCACGCGCCTGGGCGGCAGCGGCTCGAGTTTCTCTTCCACGGGTTTATCGAATGTCGTTTCGCTCGCCTTTGAGGATGACGTGTTCTTTGCATTGCGCTCGGACGGCAGCGTTTATAGCTTGGGCACTGGTTCCGGAACAAACAATGTCATGGCGATCGCGGCCACACGTCCCGGGGGAATGTTTTTGAAACGTGATGGCTCGGTTTATTCCTGGCCAACAAATCTGCCGCCGGCGATGACGAATAACGCAATTGGCGTTGCCTCCTCAGTTTCCAGCAGGCTGGTCTTGAAGTCCGATGGCACTGTCCAGGCCGTCGGCACCGATGGCGCGACCAACGTCCCGCCCGGCCTGGCAAATGTTTCCGTCATCGAAGCGGGCGCTGACCATGGCATGGCCCTGCTGACGATGCGCACCTTTCCCCCGGTATTTCTATCCACCGCTCTCGATACAACCAATCTGGTTGTCAGCTCGAAGGGCAGCTCGCTCTGGTTCGGCCAGACGAACGTCACGCATGACGGCTTCCATGCCGCGCAAAGCGGACCGATCGGCAGCAACACCGCTTCTTCCATGCGTATGTGGGTCGCCGGCCCCGTCACAGTGAGTTTCTGGTGGAAAGTTTCATCAGAAACGGATCACGATTTTCTCCGTTTTTCGGCGGGTAACCTCGTCCTGACGAACATCTCCGGTGAAACCGGTTGGCAACAATGCACACTGGTCACGCCGCCGGGAAATCAACTCCTTCAGTGGACCTATTCGAAAGATGCGAGCGGCACCGCCGGCCAGGACGCGGGTTGGGTGGACCAGGTCGTCATAACGCCGATCGCCCCATCCATCGTTACGCAACCCGTCGGCACCAATGTCCTCGGTGGCGCGAACGTGACATTCAATGTCCTGGCCACTGGCACACCGCCGCTGACGTACCGCTGGCGCAAAGATGGAAACGTGATCAGTTCCGGATTGTCCTCCAACTATTCATTGCTCAACGTCACGCGCAGCAACTCCGGCGTTTATTCTGTCATTGTGACAAACGTTGCGGGCTCAATGACCAGCAGTAATGCGGTCCTCGCCGTTCATGTCCTTCAACATCTGTCCGAGCCCATCGTCCAGCCCGACGGCACGGTCACATTTACATCCTCAGACATTGACGGCGGCGCGCTCTCGCAATCCAACCTCACGAATCTCCACGTCGAAACCAGTTCAAACCTCGTCGATTGGGTGACGTTGCCCAACGCGTTGACTCTTACAAACGGCACCCTTCAAATTCAGGATCCCGCCGCAACGATTGCTCTGAAACGTTTCTATCGGATCGTTGAGACCTGGTAA